In the genome of Eggerthella sp. YY7918, one region contains:
- a CDS encoding YdcF family protein: MSIQFNLPWLVLLGFAFVPFGTMALIVFLAANAIVVVKREGLSLSHLLPGLLALAIVVVCVGLPLLMFSVPTTPVFAFAMLILMEGSYIAFTFTALLLYSWLYRKLPKRCDYDYIVVHGAGLSGTKPTPLLAARLNKGVELWEAGGCRALIIASGGQGPDEEVSEARAMRDYLVNERHVPADAIIEEDGSATTMENLRNSKAIMDARSGMNAYRAAVVTSDYHVFRTAEYAHKIGLEADGVGSATARYFWPTAFIREYVAVSNAHRWPFVVIFVLWLTPVLLFSLFVR; this comes from the coding sequence TTGTCTATCCAGTTCAATCTGCCATGGCTTGTGCTTTTGGGGTTTGCGTTTGTTCCCTTCGGGACGATGGCGCTCATCGTGTTTCTTGCTGCCAACGCTATCGTGGTGGTGAAGCGCGAAGGCCTCTCGCTCTCGCACCTCTTGCCGGGATTGCTTGCGCTCGCCATTGTGGTGGTGTGCGTTGGTCTGCCTCTTCTTATGTTTTCAGTTCCTACAACGCCTGTTTTCGCATTCGCCATGCTCATACTCATGGAGGGTTCCTATATCGCGTTTACCTTCACGGCGCTGCTGTTGTATTCATGGCTGTATCGTAAGCTGCCGAAACGCTGCGATTACGACTACATCGTGGTACACGGTGCCGGTCTTTCGGGTACCAAGCCGACGCCGCTGCTTGCCGCGCGCCTTAACAAGGGGGTCGAGCTGTGGGAGGCGGGCGGTTGTCGCGCTCTTATCATCGCATCTGGCGGCCAAGGCCCTGACGAAGAAGTTTCGGAAGCTCGTGCCATGCGTGACTATCTGGTGAACGAGCGTCACGTGCCCGCCGATGCCATCATCGAAGAGGATGGTTCCGCTACCACGATGGAAAACCTCCGCAACAGTAAAGCGATCATGGATGCCCGCTCGGGTATGAACGCCTATCGCGCTGCTGTGGTTACGAGTGATTATCACGTGTTCCGCACTGCCGAATACGCCCACAAGATTGGCCTTGAGGCGGACGGTGTGGGCAGCGCGACCGCACGGTATTTTTGGCCGACGGCCTTCATTCGTGAATACGTGGCCGTGTCTAACGCCCATCGTTGGCCGTTCGTGGTCATTTTCGTGCTCTGGTTGACTCCCGTGCTGTTGTTTTCGTTGTTCGTACGTTAA
- a CDS encoding Rrf2 family transcriptional regulator: MQLKASTDYGMRAILYLAAEGKTCSSKDIANDMSIPRDYLIQLAQLLRNAGIIEARPGKHGGYQLAKDPADITVLEILNALDDDTKQSTREKRSARKDGAMVQEIKRTYELIGESMDAFLSSLTVETLLECTRNADNSKKFLAERLENEGRRLAKAK; the protein is encoded by the coding sequence GTGCAACTCAAAGCATCGACCGATTATGGTATGCGCGCCATCCTGTACTTGGCTGCAGAAGGAAAAACATGTTCGTCGAAAGACATCGCAAACGACATGTCCATTCCCCGCGACTATCTTATCCAGCTGGCCCAATTGCTGCGCAATGCGGGCATTATCGAGGCGCGGCCAGGCAAACATGGTGGCTATCAGCTGGCAAAAGATCCCGCAGACATCACTGTTTTGGAGATCCTCAACGCCCTTGACGACGACACGAAGCAGTCCACGCGGGAAAAGCGCAGCGCGCGTAAAGACGGTGCGATGGTTCAAGAGATCAAGCGAACCTATGAACTCATCGGAGAGAGTATGGACGCCTTTTTGTCCAGCCTTACGGTGGAAACGCTTCTTGAATGCACGCGCAACGCCGACAACAGCAAGAAGTTCCTTGCGGAGCGCCTTGAAAATGAAGGGCGCCGCTTAGCGAAAGCCAAGTAG
- a CDS encoding FAD-dependent oxidoreductase: MELSRRSFLKSAGLVGAGAMVAGLAGCASNAESQPASNSETAPEPTSYTPDESITADVAIVGAGNSGMCAAIEATNLGLNVVLLEKSSELGGSSFATEVIFGLGSAMQKEAGVELPYRYQVVDEELTYTNYHSDPLLWGDYVEHSGEDIDWLQEQGVVFDSVDDYRGVSAFPTAHWWEGKIGTSFMAAMLAKIEEMGIETRPATAAIDLKIEDGTVVGVYAKTDDEKIVEVNAKAVLLACGGIGNDLELLQEKTGIDTEHAKPEFPLPNVGDGHKMAWAIGAKETDISILPCLGVDGFVIRDAISMASCIQPGLYINGDGERFMAEDLHMKKLYALVINAQRSQLSGTYTFFDNDFIELLENGRGSYVGNLEVKPGDKLPGLREQLEKGVQATGYRVVFKGETLEELAADMGADPAKLTATIERYNELCAGGVDEDFGKDAEYMNAVNTGPYYAVHTDLSVLTTFGGIGINRRMQVLNAENEVIPGLYSSGVTSCSLYQDTYNYQISGGMNGYCTYSGRTAAQQIASDIQ, from the coding sequence ATGGAGCTATCACGTCGCAGTTTTCTGAAAAGTGCCGGTCTTGTTGGTGCAGGAGCCATGGTTGCAGGACTTGCAGGTTGCGCTTCCAATGCCGAGTCTCAGCCCGCTTCCAATAGCGAGACAGCACCTGAGCCAACGTCTTACACTCCGGACGAAAGCATCACCGCCGATGTTGCCATTGTTGGTGCAGGAAATTCGGGTATGTGCGCTGCCATTGAAGCCACTAATCTCGGTCTCAATGTGGTCTTGTTAGAAAAATCGAGTGAGTTGGGAGGCTCCTCCTTTGCCACGGAGGTTATCTTTGGCCTCGGATCTGCCATGCAAAAAGAAGCGGGGGTTGAACTGCCCTATCGTTACCAGGTCGTGGACGAAGAGCTCACTTATACGAACTACCACAGCGATCCCCTTCTGTGGGGCGATTATGTGGAACACTCCGGTGAAGATATCGATTGGCTACAAGAACAAGGCGTCGTATTCGACTCTGTTGACGACTATCGTGGAGTAAGCGCTTTTCCCACTGCCCATTGGTGGGAAGGAAAGATAGGCACAAGCTTCATGGCCGCAATGCTGGCGAAGATTGAAGAGATGGGTATTGAAACACGCCCAGCTACAGCGGCGATCGACCTCAAAATAGAAGACGGCACTGTTGTTGGCGTGTACGCTAAAACAGACGACGAAAAAATTGTAGAAGTGAACGCAAAGGCCGTGCTGCTTGCGTGCGGAGGCATCGGAAACGACCTTGAACTTTTGCAAGAAAAAACTGGGATTGATACGGAACACGCAAAGCCTGAGTTTCCGCTGCCCAACGTCGGTGATGGCCATAAAATGGCTTGGGCAATCGGGGCAAAGGAGACCGATATTTCTATTTTGCCGTGCCTTGGTGTGGATGGATTCGTCATCCGCGATGCGATATCCATGGCTTCATGCATTCAGCCTGGTTTATACATTAATGGCGATGGCGAACGCTTTATGGCAGAAGATCTGCATATGAAAAAGCTTTACGCTCTTGTTATTAATGCTCAGCGTTCGCAGCTTTCTGGCACCTATACGTTCTTCGATAACGATTTTATAGAGTTACTGGAGAATGGCCGCGGCAGTTACGTTGGGAATTTGGAAGTCAAACCAGGTGACAAGCTTCCCGGCTTGCGTGAACAGTTGGAAAAAGGTGTTCAAGCAACAGGTTATCGAGTGGTCTTTAAGGGCGAAACACTCGAAGAACTTGCTGCTGATATGGGCGCTGATCCGGCGAAGCTCACTGCCACAATTGAGCGATACAACGAACTGTGTGCAGGAGGAGTTGACGAAGATTTCGGCAAGGATGCCGAATACATGAATGCCGTCAACACTGGACCTTACTACGCTGTTCACACCGATCTGTCTGTACTGACTACATTCGGAGGTATTGGCATTAACCGACGCATGCAAGTGCTCAACGCAGAAAATGAAGTAATTCCCGGCCTTTATAGTTCGGGCGTAACGTCATGCAGCCTTTACCAAGATACTTATAATTATCAAATATCTGGCGGCATGAATGGTTACTGCACCTACTCAGGCCGCACTGCAGCTCAACAGATAGCAAGTGACATCCAATAG
- a CDS encoding Na+/H+ antiporter NhaC family protein: protein MEGFDLISTGVWSIIPPLLALALALITKEVYSSLAIGVFTGMIIYQFTLNGAGFEQLVDSFTMVPQMMAEQIAGNGALLLFLALLGALVVVIAAAGGSRAYAEWVSTHIKNARMAQILTAVLGIIIFVDDYFNCLTVGAVMRPVTDRFHISHEKLAWIIDSTAAPICIIAPVSSWAVAVGGYLGEGGFTTFVQSIPYNFYALLTIVFVFFMCATKKDFGPMRVAEAEVQKPVEQQHRIPPRESALEAMATAGLSDPKQADQLPLEMDTVIAEEDELDEAAQIALEEFKGMKISDKGRVFDLIVPIIVLIIFSILGMLYAGGFFQGVDFATAVGENPVFGLCIGVCVALVVTALMFLPRKLMTLSGYMDGVAEGVRSMVGAIMILVLAWSLGGTCRYLLGTGEFVSGFLNSIGVGLALLPAVIFVVAAFIGFAMGTSWGTIALILPIVIGVFPPDSPLFLVAIGATLGGAVYGDHVSPISDTTILSSAGAQCNHLRHVATQLPYASVVAVVCLVGYVVAGFTGNPWISLVVGAVLMVAAVMVLSKTKYGAVKE from the coding sequence ATGGAAGGTTTCGACCTTATCAGCACAGGCGTGTGGTCTATCATTCCGCCTCTTTTGGCGCTAGCGCTGGCGCTCATCACGAAGGAGGTGTATTCCTCGCTTGCCATCGGTGTGTTCACGGGTATGATTATCTATCAGTTCACGCTGAACGGAGCCGGGTTCGAGCAACTTGTCGACTCGTTCACCATGGTGCCCCAGATGATGGCGGAACAGATTGCCGGCAACGGGGCGCTGCTGTTGTTCCTTGCGCTTTTGGGGGCGCTCGTGGTAGTCATTGCGGCCGCGGGCGGTTCGCGCGCCTACGCCGAATGGGTGTCCACCCACATCAAGAACGCGCGAATGGCCCAGATTCTCACGGCAGTTCTCGGCATCATCATCTTTGTGGACGACTACTTCAACTGTCTGACGGTGGGCGCAGTCATGCGTCCCGTCACGGATCGTTTCCATATCAGTCATGAGAAGCTGGCATGGATCATCGACTCCACTGCGGCACCTATCTGCATTATCGCGCCGGTGTCATCGTGGGCTGTGGCTGTGGGTGGCTATTTGGGCGAAGGCGGCTTCACCACGTTTGTCCAGTCCATCCCCTACAACTTCTACGCGTTGCTCACCATCGTGTTCGTGTTCTTCATGTGCGCCACCAAGAAAGACTTCGGTCCCATGCGTGTGGCCGAGGCCGAAGTGCAAAAACCGGTCGAACAACAGCATCGCATTCCTCCACGCGAAAGCGCTCTTGAAGCGATGGCGACAGCGGGGCTTTCCGATCCAAAGCAGGCTGATCAATTGCCACTTGAAATGGATACGGTCATTGCTGAGGAAGACGAGCTGGATGAGGCGGCGCAGATTGCCCTCGAAGAGTTCAAGGGCATGAAGATATCCGACAAGGGGCGTGTGTTCGACCTTATCGTACCCATTATCGTGCTCATCATCTTCTCGATTCTGGGCATGCTGTATGCGGGCGGTTTCTTCCAGGGCGTCGACTTCGCCACGGCGGTGGGTGAGAATCCGGTCTTCGGCCTGTGCATCGGCGTGTGCGTGGCGCTGGTCGTGACGGCACTTATGTTCCTGCCGCGCAAGCTTATGACGCTGTCGGGTTACATGGACGGCGTGGCCGAGGGCGTGCGTTCCATGGTGGGTGCCATCATGATTCTTGTGCTGGCGTGGAGCCTCGGCGGCACGTGCCGTTACCTTTTGGGCACGGGCGAGTTCGTCAGCGGCTTTTTGAACAGCATCGGCGTGGGGCTCGCGCTTCTGCCGGCCGTTATCTTTGTCGTAGCGGCGTTTATCGGTTTTGCCATGGGTACGTCGTGGGGCACTATCGCGCTCATTCTGCCCATCGTCATCGGCGTGTTCCCGCCCGACAGCCCGCTGTTCCTGGTGGCTATCGGCGCAACGTTGGGCGGCGCGGTGTATGGCGATCATGTATCGCCCATATCCGACACGACCATTCTCTCGTCGGCGGGTGCTCAGTGTAACCACCTGCGCCATGTGGCCACGCAGCTGCCCTATGCGTCGGTGGTGGCGGTAGTGTGTCTGGTGGGATACGTGGTCGCCGGCTTTACGGGCAACCCGTGGATATCGCTGGTAGTGGGCGCTGTTCTTATGGTGGCAGCCGTGATGGTGCTGAGTAAAACTAAGTACGGCGCTGTAAAAGAATAA